A genomic window from Streptomyces sp. HUAS YS2 includes:
- a CDS encoding NACHT domain-containing protein, giving the protein MDPALIGTRLATAAIGPLLKKLLVQEPPGAGLAGKAPVRLSRLVSFRGEKRTLTEADVRRLAAALVGGAVSGPGEPPFPADETEAVTDALGRTLVALGDLDMDDVQAVRLGHRALARRLKEATGAPPAGLSTDSAYVLDTLTEWACLQILEFFTQRPSFVARTLVEQSRGQEATDAKVDELIRRVPRPDGRDVEFERRYLAYLAKKHGKLTIYGIDLHDSADRWPLDVAYLSLEATGVEAGRMGALLEAELRGPNLPVSFDPDLLFPRNDVATRADLALARHSKVLLRGLAGSGKTTLVQWLAVSAAREELPEDMAYLRDRVPFVLPLRALTRHGERLPAPDRFLEAVGCPLSPPEGWADRVLSVGRGLILIDGIDEIPEAERDRARRWLRDLLDTYDADNRWLVTSRPTAVRDDWLAEDGFAELTLSPMSTAEVTTFVQRWHRAAGPEAASYERPLLDALRTTPDVAALATNPLMCGLICALHRDRRGFLPRGRKALYEAALSMLLLRRDRERDMGNPYGIELGEPAQIQLIQRLAYWLTLNGRTQMDRSHAESVVRAAVPAIPEAAAHGDPDAVFTHLLHRSGLLREPTAGTVDFVHRTFQDYLAAKALVDQWDIGVLVDHAGDDQWEDVIRMAVAHARPRECAEIFGELLKAVDAAQGRPAKLRILVVAATALDHATEVAPEIRERVLARTAAVIPPQGREEARELASVGRTVLDLLPGPEGLDDETALNVVITATHVGDDAALPYLAKFVEHPALVVRSQLMWAWARFDTKRYAEEIITRLDPDGLYFTVQADEQAVELARIGMRPDNLDIRLVSEHGLDALSPLLGTARNLKVTAFGDWSSAVPADNEVRSLHLTIDDWLDVVRALPRLTSLSVLGSLNRTDWEPLAELEFLESLAIDAEAVDWCPPTRRLPRVQELHVRTETSPSCERIAQIFPGLRRLRLMGDWRHPEAVHDLAPLAALESLEQVTIEYAKVTGVEHLPPTVQIVIQGS; this is encoded by the coding sequence GTGGATCCGGCACTCATCGGCACCCGACTGGCCACGGCGGCGATCGGCCCCCTCCTGAAGAAGCTGCTGGTCCAGGAGCCCCCGGGCGCGGGCCTCGCGGGCAAGGCCCCGGTACGCCTCTCCCGCCTGGTCTCCTTCCGCGGCGAGAAGCGCACGCTCACGGAGGCGGACGTGCGCCGGCTCGCCGCCGCGCTGGTCGGCGGGGCCGTCTCCGGCCCCGGCGAGCCGCCGTTCCCGGCGGACGAGACGGAGGCGGTGACGGACGCGCTGGGCCGGACGCTGGTCGCGCTCGGCGACCTGGACATGGACGACGTCCAGGCGGTCCGGCTCGGGCACCGGGCACTGGCCCGCCGCCTGAAGGAAGCGACGGGCGCGCCGCCGGCCGGCCTCTCGACGGACTCGGCGTACGTCCTGGACACGCTCACGGAGTGGGCCTGCCTGCAGATCCTGGAGTTCTTCACCCAGCGCCCCTCGTTCGTGGCCCGCACGCTGGTGGAACAGTCACGCGGCCAGGAGGCGACGGACGCGAAGGTCGACGAACTGATCCGCCGCGTGCCCCGGCCGGACGGCCGGGACGTCGAGTTCGAGCGCCGGTACCTCGCGTACCTGGCGAAGAAGCACGGCAAGCTGACGATCTACGGGATCGACCTGCACGACTCGGCGGACCGGTGGCCGCTGGACGTGGCGTATCTGTCGCTGGAGGCGACGGGGGTGGAGGCGGGGCGCATGGGCGCCCTGCTGGAGGCCGAGCTGCGCGGGCCGAACCTGCCGGTCTCGTTCGATCCCGACCTTCTCTTTCCTCGCAACGACGTCGCCACCCGCGCCGACCTCGCCCTCGCCCGCCACAGCAAGGTCCTGCTGCGCGGGCTCGCCGGGTCCGGGAAGACCACGCTCGTGCAGTGGCTGGCGGTCTCCGCCGCGCGGGAGGAGCTGCCCGAGGACATGGCGTACCTGCGGGACCGCGTTCCCTTCGTGCTCCCGCTCCGCGCCCTCACCCGCCACGGCGAGCGGCTGCCGGCGCCCGACCGCTTCCTGGAGGCCGTCGGCTGCCCGCTCTCCCCGCCCGAGGGCTGGGCGGACCGGGTGCTGAGCGTCGGCCGCGGGCTGATCCTGATCGACGGGATCGACGAGATCCCCGAGGCCGAGCGCGACCGGGCCCGCCGCTGGCTGCGGGACCTCCTCGACACGTACGACGCCGACAACCGGTGGCTGGTCACCTCGCGCCCCACCGCCGTACGGGACGACTGGCTCGCCGAGGACGGCTTCGCCGAGCTGACCCTCTCCCCCATGTCGACCGCCGAGGTCACCACCTTCGTCCAGCGCTGGCACCGGGCGGCCGGGCCGGAGGCCGCCTCGTACGAGCGACCCCTCCTCGACGCGCTGCGCACCACCCCGGACGTGGCCGCGCTCGCCACCAACCCGCTCATGTGCGGGCTGATCTGCGCCCTGCACCGCGACCGCCGCGGCTTCCTGCCACGCGGCCGCAAGGCACTGTACGAGGCCGCGCTGTCGATGCTGCTCCTGCGCCGCGACCGCGAGCGCGACATGGGCAACCCGTACGGGATCGAGCTCGGCGAGCCCGCGCAGATCCAGCTGATCCAGCGGCTCGCGTACTGGCTCACGCTCAACGGCCGCACGCAGATGGACCGTTCGCACGCCGAGTCCGTCGTACGGGCCGCAGTCCCCGCGATCCCGGAGGCGGCGGCGCACGGCGACCCCGACGCGGTCTTCACCCACCTGTTGCACCGCAGCGGCCTGCTGCGCGAACCGACCGCCGGAACCGTGGACTTCGTCCACCGCACCTTCCAGGACTACCTGGCCGCGAAGGCGCTCGTCGACCAGTGGGACATCGGCGTCCTGGTCGACCACGCCGGCGACGACCAGTGGGAGGACGTCATCCGCATGGCGGTCGCCCACGCGCGGCCGCGCGAATGCGCGGAGATCTTCGGGGAGCTGCTGAAGGCGGTGGACGCGGCCCAGGGCCGTCCCGCCAAGCTCCGCATCCTCGTCGTGGCGGCGACGGCACTCGACCACGCGACGGAGGTGGCACCGGAGATCCGTGAACGCGTTCTGGCCCGGACGGCCGCGGTCATCCCGCCGCAGGGTCGGGAGGAGGCCCGCGAGCTGGCATCGGTGGGACGTACCGTCCTGGACCTGTTGCCCGGCCCGGAGGGCCTGGACGACGAGACGGCGCTGAACGTCGTGATCACCGCCACGCACGTCGGCGACGACGCCGCACTGCCGTATCTCGCGAAGTTCGTCGAGCACCCCGCGCTGGTGGTGCGCTCCCAGCTGATGTGGGCCTGGGCACGATTCGACACGAAGAGGTACGCAGAGGAGATCATCACCCGGCTGGATCCGGACGGCCTCTACTTCACCGTCCAAGCCGACGAACAGGCCGTCGAGCTCGCCCGGATCGGAATGCGCCCCGACAACCTCGACATCCGTCTGGTTTCCGAGCACGGGCTGGACGCGCTGAGCCCCTTGCTCGGAACCGCGAGGAACCTCAAGGTCACCGCCTTCGGAGACTGGTCGTCAGCGGTTCCCGCGGATAACGAGGTCAGGAGCCTTCACCTGACCATCGACGACTGGCTCGACGTTGTCCGCGCCCTTCCCCGACTCACGTCGCTCAGCGTCCTCGGCTCCCTGAACCGCACGGACTGGGAGCCGCTCGCCGAGCTCGAGTTCCTTGAGAGCCTCGCCATCGATGCCGAGGCAGTCGACTGGTGCCCTCCGACACGCCGTCTCCCTCGTGTGCAGGAGCTCCACGTACGCACCGAGACCTCTCCGTCCTGCGAACGAATCGCCCAGATCTTTCCGGGACTTCGCCGCCTGCGACTCATGGGTGACTGGCGCCATCCCGAAGCGGTCCATGACCTCGCGCCCCTCGCGGCCTTGGAAAGCCTCGAGCAGGTCACGATCGAGTACGCGAAAGTCACCGGCGTCGAACACCTCCCGCCCACCGTCCAGATCGTCATCCAAGGATCCTGA
- a CDS encoding trypco2 family protein: protein MTTDIELADAIESVRDQLVEAASRATGRAVAFEVGDIEMEFTIELRKEVKGGGKVKAWVVEAGADATRARGETHRVSFTLKPRNAATGGAWLVGNDDAADVSGFGGGHEPR, encoded by the coding sequence ATGACCACCGACATCGAACTCGCCGACGCCATCGAGTCCGTCCGCGACCAGCTCGTCGAGGCCGCCTCGCGGGCCACCGGGCGGGCCGTCGCCTTCGAAGTGGGCGACATCGAGATGGAGTTCACGATCGAGCTGCGCAAGGAGGTGAAGGGCGGGGGCAAGGTGAAGGCCTGGGTCGTCGAGGCCGGGGCGGACGCCACCCGTGCCCGGGGCGAGACGCACCGCGTCTCCTTCACGCTCAAGCCGCGCAACGCGGCGACCGGCGGCGCGTGGCTGGTCGGCAACGACGACGCGGCCGACGTGTCCGGCTTCGGCGGAGGGCACGAGCCCCGGTGA